A window of the Henckelia pumila isolate YLH828 chromosome 3, ASM3356847v2, whole genome shotgun sequence genome harbors these coding sequences:
- the LOC140890352 gene encoding transcription factor MYB35 encodes MGRPRCCDKANVKRGPWTPEEDAKILAYVASHGIGNWTLVPQKAGLNRCGKSCRLRWTNYLRPDLKHDNFTPEEEECILELHKTIGSRWSLIARRLPGRTDNDVKNYWNTKLKKKLAKMGIDPVTHKPFSQLFNEYGKISGAGNINSFQLHNSTPTNLTNPYPYPYPFQVVNHEITYFAEASSSSDTFLGQIAPYSNNYFHGDPYFASMKTNEIQESEYGEAFSLNYASEEETLEHSISHDHMNSAAKCTSGVASNSAHSFVDSILAHDTEMRLQFPPALNENYDY; translated from the exons ATGGGGAGGCCACGATGCTGTGATAAAGCAAATGTGAAACGAGGCCCTTGGACTCCTGAAGAAGATGCAAAAATTCTTGCATATGTGGCTAGCCATGGAATCGGGAACTGGACTTTAGTCCCCCAGAAAGCTG GTCTCAACAGATGTGGGAAGAGCTGTAGACTAAGGTGGACTAATTATCTTCGGCCAGATCTTAAACATGACAATTTTACTCCCGAAGAGGAAGAATGCATTCTTGAGCTTCACAAAACAATCGGTAGCAG ATGGTCTCTGATAGCAAGGCGTCTACCAGGTAGAACAGATAATGATGTGAAGAACTACTGGAACACAAAACTAAAGAAAAAACTCGCAAAAATGGGAATCGACCCCGTTACACATAAGCCCTTCTCACAGCTTTTTAATGAATATGGAAAGATCAGTGGCGCAGGAAACATAAACTCTTTCCAGCTTCACAATTCCACGCCAACCAATCTCACAAAcccatacccatacccataCCCATTTCAAGTCGTGAATCATGAAATCACTTATTTCGCTGAAGCTTCCTCTTCTTCTGATACATTTCTGGGTCAGATCGCGCCTTACTCTAACAATTATTTTCATGGAGATCCCTACTTCGCATCTATGAAAACaaatgaaattcaagaatctGAATATGGGGAGGCATTTTCCTTAAATTATGCTTCTGAAGAGGAAACTCTGGAACATAGCATATCTCATGACCACATGAACTCAGCTGCCAAATGTACTTCCGGTGTCGCTTCGAATTCTGCACATTCGTTTGTTGACTCTATTTTGGCTCATGACACTGAAATGAGACTCCAGTTTCCTCCCGCCCTAAACGAAAACTATGATTACTGA